The region CCCAGAAGATTCCAAAATGGACAAAAAAATTGTGCTTACAATAGGTTAATATTAAAAGATTCCTGGATTCTGTAGGTAAAAATGGAGGCTGGAAGGAATATCATCAATTTATCAGTATCAACAGACTGAAGAAATAGGTTTTCATCCTCTTCTTTTGCATTCACTCCTAATAATCATCTTCTCAGTGTGATTTATGATGCCAAGGATCCTGGTCGTTCTGTCTTAGGTAAGGACCACCTTCTTCTTTGTGCTCCTATTCAAGTCACTTGCTGCAGCCATCATCACAGGAACAGTTTTGGTATGTCATTAGGCTAACAGCTGAATTTGTTAGTTtatgaacaaacaaaaagttgCTAGAAAAGTACAGAGTATGTATGTAAGCAGTCAGAAAATGGACCTAACATCACGTCTTCATTTGTAGCTATTCTCTCTTGAGTTCTTTAAGCCTGATCTTCTTGAGTCTGAAAAGCAACTAATGGCTTTGAGTACTTTGGCAGAACAGGAAGACTTCGGGGGATACAGACATTCTCAGCACATCAATTTCTGCAGCCCTTTGTGTTGCTATAAATTTTGAGTGACTTGAATGCAGGTAGCAGAGTTTGTCTAGATTTATATCCATGAAACAGTAAGGTTTGGTGCAGCCTGCAGATTATATTGTTTCCTTTTACCTGAATTCGTTGCAGCTTTTGGACCTCATTTAATTACATTGCTTAGATTTACAAGGTTCTGTGATAACTCTGTACTTTTACCTTTGGACTAAGATATGTTGTTATgaattatgcagaaaaaaatgtctgtcaCTCCACCTACATAGGACATTTTCTGGATATATGCAGATTAGCCTGTCAAATTACTCAGATTCCTGTTAAGATGGGATGGTTTACTTCATTGCTGCAGCCTATGAATATGAAATGAAAGGGTCAAGCTGTGTTAGCTTTGACTTTTGCTTTCCTGACTTTTTTGACTTTGAGGCAGACATTTAGTGCTTCTCAGTACATTATCTGAAGACTGTCTGTGGGAGATATTATCTTTAGCTATTTCTTCCTATACTAAATCTCCATTATGCTAACAATAACAGATATATTTTTTACACTCATATAGcattttcagagaagcacaaaatGCTGAATGGACCTCATATCACTTTGTCAGCCCTGGCTATATAGCTCCCTCATAGTTATCAGAGATATTCTCACTTTTGAGGAAAAGGGGAGAATGGCAGAAATATCTGTCCAGTTGGGAAATATTGATATTCTAAAATTGAAGTGACTGTAAACTGCTTTTCTAGAGCTACCTATCAAATATCTATtgttaagaaataaattaaattcttcaGTGGGCTTCAGGATTGAAGGAGTTAAGTGGAGTGTTATCTacctttcagaaataaattttggGGACAAAATATTCATATACTCAGAATCGGTCTTTCTTATGTTAGTAGCTGAGTTCTTGAGAAACAGCTGAACAATTCTGCAGTGTCATGTTTCTTTCTGCTGTAAACATATTTTGcgataaaaaataaattaagaaaaagtcaTCTGTCAGCATGGCAGTAAAATATATTGTTTGCCAGTAACTATGCACTGGATCTCTAATGTTGGAGAATATCTGATACAATTCCCTATGGTTAATAGCACTTCCCTCTTCAAAGAGTATTGCTGAAGTCAATGTATTACTCAACATGAACAAACACATCACAGTCACCCCCTATGTCTTTCAAATACACACATGTGGCTAATAATGATAAATTTGTATTCAACCATGTTTCTGTATTCTAGGTTGGATGGATACATTGATTACATATAATATAATCACACAGCAGTCTTGTCCATGCATGTATAATTAGCGTGATGTTGAAGAAGGGAAAGTTTCTCATCTGACAGTATAAGGAGATTGTGTTGATTTGATTTCATAAAAAGAAAGACTATTACTGTCTATGACACctgctttctccttttctgagGTCTTACAACTGATGTCTCTTCTTCCTTAGATGAAGTTGCTCCTCAAAGTTACATAGAGCTAAAAACCCCCACTGCCTCATGCTCACATGGGTATTTCTATTGGTGTAGAGTGAGTGTAAAATGGAGTGAAAACACAAATCACACTGTAGTGGGAAAATCAGAGACAGATTTTCTCAAGTAAAGGAAAGTAAATCTTGGTTCTCAAGAGTTAAACTGATGTTCATCAAAAATATCACCAGTAATTACTGTGTAGCAAGTGACCGTTAAATTGAAATTAAGACTAATATGGATTCTTGGTACAGTCTTTGTTTCTTCAGTAAATGAGTTTCACCTCTGATAAATACAGCATTAATCTGTGCTTCATCATAAAACAAATGAATTAATAAACTAAATTATATCTTagtctgtttaatttttaaattatttatgattACAATTGTCTGTACTTGATCTGCAGTAATCTttgctcaaggaaaaaaatagaggtTAAGTTtttctatgggttttttttacagggaCCTTTTAATGTAATAACCTACTATCAAATAACAAATATTCAGTAATCAGGCACTAAAGACATAAACAATATTATAGATTCAATTCTATATCCAAGGTGATTTAGTGGATTAGCTGTTGTGTGCACACTTTGGCCGCAATGCAGTGTAGTCCGTAGCTACGTATTTCATAAACTTGTGactattttaattaatgttaCATAGAACTGAAGCCAGAATTTTCACTTTATGGACGTCTGCTATTTTGAAATGTATGAGTCCAATGGAAAAGAAGCAATATATACAACTGTCTGAAAGGAAAATCATGGTGGAATGATGATTTTAAATCagttgaaatatttattttcttctaatagtTTAAACATTTTTTGGAAGAGCTTAAAAAATGAGTGTGactgcatttctgcatttcaggGAAAGAgaactgaataaaataatttttaaaaaatgtgtacaGAGGTAAAATGGTGGTAGTATGTGCATCATCTTAGCTAATAGCAATAAGAAATGTAATATGAATAATCACAATCTGTattgaaatgtattttccttaTCAAAATGTTTCTCTAATAGTATGCCTGTAAGCTGAAAGTGATCTCACAGTAAGCGTGCtatgaaatttgttttattcCCAGTTTTGGTTTGATGACGCGTCATTTGCTAGCAGAAAAATGATGCATCAGAACAAACTAAGTGAGCTTCCATTATATATTTTAAGATAGGTTGTAATCTCCTGCCTTACATTGGGCCCTCAGTGCAGACAGAAGTAACCCAGAAACTCTTAGACTTGCACAGTTTGCTTTCCAGAGGATTTTTGATCATTTACAACATCTCAAATTTTTAACCCTATTGCCATCATACAGTGGTCAACAGCTTACATCCTGTATATTCATGTACCTTTGCATAGCTGTGGATTTTACTCTATCAATGTAGAAAATGCAGACTTACATTGCTTATAGGTTATTTATACAGTGCTGTACAAAATCACCCAAACAAAAAGTGTAGTATGTTAATTTCGACATGACACACAATTGAGGCATTGCCATTTTAATGCTTGATTCAAAAACAATGGTCAAGCAGCTGAAGATGGCAAACCCACATTATCTGACAAACTCATGGTCTTTCTAAAGCCTACACAATGGAGAAACAATCTGGTGTATCTAAGGTCTGCTTAGATTTAGAAGTCAAGTTCCTTATGAAAATAGGATTGATACTAAAAGTAGATTAATTTCACCAGATGTTAAGAAATATAAAAGTTAGGTGACTCGTGTAAGTAAGGAAGAAACACTTCTGGATGggtgttttatttaatttatcaTGCACAGCCATCTTAAAATGAGATGAGTCATTCACTGATATGCCCCTCTCTCCACACACTACAGGGAAAGCTGAGCTTTGATTAGAGACCTAACCTTAGGTTGATAAAACCAGTAGAGATAAAATCCATGTATACAAATTTAAGACTTTTTGCTTCTTCTGCCCAGAAACTTATTCTTCAGCTTTTAGGAAGTAAGAAGATAGCAGGAGGAATAGAGCCAAAAATGAGGAATAAATGAGCACCACACTCTTGCTAGTCAGAATTCCTGGTTACCTTGTTGAGTTAGCCTCCTTTTACATGCTGGTAAGTAATCAAATGAAAGCTCAAAATGTTTTACCATACCTGATTGTGGACTTTGTTTGGGGATTTTGGCTGCTGCTTCAGGGCTGGAGGTGGCACGCACACGCTGATTGGCAGAGTTATGGATGCTACTTGGAACAGCTGCTGAGATGTTTTTGCGAGGTTTCATGTCTTGCAACCACATTGGAGATGCCTCAAAGGCTTGCATTCGCCGAGAGTGGCTGTTAGCATTGACTTTGAGAAATGCCTGGGCCTTGTATTCCTGAAGGTCTCCATAGTTGGCATCGGTCACCCTGCACTCATACAAGCCTTCatcctttttcctcacttttgaAATCTGCAGCTTGTGGGAGATGTCATTCCCTTGTACTTTCACTGTCTGcaaattttccaggaaaaaaaacaaaacaaaccaacaaaacaaaacaacaacacaacaaaacaaaaaaaacaagcatGTTGTCAAGTATTATTCTTTCTCTGGGAAGACTCTACTGATGTAGAGCCTGCCCAGAGAAGTCAAGTGCCAAATTAATCAGCGGTGTGACTGTGCTTACTGCAGGGAAGTTGCACTAAGGATGGGTATCATTATTTGTATCTATGAGGATGTCTGACATCTTCTTTCAGAAACTGTTTAGACGGCTTCCTTTGAAATGCTAATTGGCATCAGACAAACAACCCAAACTACCCTGCTCATTCAAAATAATTGCTTAAGATCATGAACATTCTTAATGAGCTTTCTTACATAAACCTAGTATCTGTGCACTTCATTGGTTAAACATGTCCAGTTAGTTGGCTTTATTGAATGATTCAGTTTTTGAACTAGTTAGTGCATTAACAATTTTGTTGATGTTTGCCAACAGTTAAACTTCTTCAATAACAATTTGCTAGATTAGCTTCCAGTCTTCACTACATTGCAACTGTATATTTGTCTCTTTCAGGCGTGTCCAAAACTttggtattttttgtttattaacCATAATAAGACATCTTGTGTCATGTAgttccttttgtttcatttacacAAGTGTGTGCTTATTCGATGTCATATATCATTTCTGCCACACATATTCAGGTAGCACATAGTcaagattgtttttaaaattgttatctAAAACAAGGTTCCTGatttatttgtaatttcttttaatatctGAGGGTAACATAACATATTTTTGTCTCACAGAATTAAAACACATGTGAGTAAATTATGTATCCAGAAATGTGTGATAGGTATTAAGATGCATTAGGAGAGGTAAAACAGATTCCTTTCTGTATGTTCATCAATTTAgagaatttatatttaattagTTGGCTATTACTCTCTATCTGGATTAATAGCTGTAGCCCTACAGCCCTACAGCCCGTTAAAAAGCATTCAGTGGGACAGGAAACTTTAGCTCTGAAGAACTCCTGAACCCGGTTTACTTCCACCATTGTATAAACATGGCAGCAGATGTTGCTTTGTGTCATACCAATGACAGGCAATGAGGAAACATCAGGGTGCTGAATATATGGTAGATCACAAAAGCAGAGAACTGCTAGATTAAAGCTAGGCACATGTTATTGGTGATTACACAACACCTGATAGCTTGGCACGCTGCAGTCACCAGTGTTGGCAAGCACCTATTCTATCTGCTTGATAAATTGAAGAGCAATACTTGTGAATACATTATTGCTTTAAAGTGCTGGATAGACATTACAGTCTGTTGTGTTGTATCCAGCTCTGAATTGATGCTTGGCAAACTGAGTTGAAAGTATGGATCGCATACTTTCAGGCATAACATATGCAATATTAATTACACAGAAAGTGCTGGATAGTTATTTAAACCATATTCAATAATAATATATCTCTACTGGAGTGCTCATATTCAGCAAAAGGATTAAAGAAGTTTCATATGAAAGGAAAGAGGATCCATAGGTCCTGTTATGCTTTCATTTGCTCCCATGAAATACCTGCAAAGTTAACAGTGTTGCATAGCACtaatgaaatacagaatttgttTTGAGTTTTGCATTTCAAATTTAGAAGATGTTGCTGTCAGATGTATGCATGTTTTCAATTTATGCCTCATTATGATTTAAAATCAATAGAAGTGGTGTAGAGAAGCTcagtttaaaaacacatttagTATATTTTACCACTTCTTTAAAGAATTTACTAAGTGTACTTAAAAGTTTCCTCTCCTCTTCACTAAGATACTTTCCAGTAGGACTAATGGAGATTCTCTGTGTgccttcaagaaagaaaaaaaaaaaggctacatttGCAACAAGTGTATTTAGAATGTCAATGTAATGTTGActttttttattgcaaatataaaatgttttatgcaAGCTTATAAAAACACTGTATAAATACCCCATCATGAATTATTATCATACATAAtgagagaaagagatttttttacttGAAAGATGGGACAAGCTTTATAGTCTACACTGTATAACAGATCTTATGGATTACTACAGGGATTTTGAATGAGACAGTATTGATAAGGAATAAATTGGCTGCTAGTCACCATGTCTAGTGGAATAATATCCAAGGACCGCATGTGGGCCTCAACTGTAAGACAGTCTACAAATGTAACTGAAGATATGGTCCATGACACACATCCCTTCTCGTGTGTGGTGAGGATTATCATAGGAAATGTAAGTATAGCTAGAATATGTCTCATTTTGAATAAAATGTATCTGAATTTCACTTATAAATGCCCTTCAGCTATACTTAGCTGCACTTTGACGTGATGTAATGACTAGGTTAGTTAGTTGGAAGCAGCAAAGTGCACCAGAGTAACAGGTGTAACAGAGATGATCCAGCTCTATCTGTTGCTGTTTTAAGCTTTGCTGGTACTTAGAGCCTTGGCTGCAGCTGAAAGGCACTTCCAAAGGGATTGTGTCCCAAAAATGGAAAACTCCTTTGGGCTCATAAGGAATACTCATGCTCCAGTATCTGCTAAGTATCTGTGTCTTTCCACTGCAGTGAGCACCACACCATGATCCCACCACCTTATGTTTCTTGGGACACTGAAGGAAGGTCTGAACGCAGGATATGGGTCTGCCAAGCAAAGCACCCTTTCCCTGGACAAGGGCTGGAGCAATGTTGCTCATAATTGTGTTGAGATGACATTCAGGTTTTATCTCCAAACTGCAGATTGGTAACTCTGGTTTCCCCACTTTCCTAAGAAAGCGTCTCAGTGGCCAAGAGTGGAGATTACTCCCCACTGGGAGGTCTTGTCCAAAGACTTGCTGGGTTTCTTTTCTGCCAGCAGGTAAGAACCTGGGAAAACACCCATTTAAACAGGTGCACACCCCATTGAAGGAAAGTACAGCTCCACGGCCAAATTTCAGCCTTAAAACCAGCTTTGGAATGCTAAGGCTGACTCGGCAGTTGCCCAGTGTAGATGAACACAAGGGGTACAAGGATGGGTGCAGGCCGTCTGCTTCACGGGCTGGAAGCAGGGCCCGCCGAAGCTCTGCTGCCCGGGCCTCGCTCCCCGATGCCCGCACGCCCAGGGGTCCCCGGGGGAGTCGGCTGCGTGGGGCAGGGGTCTCCCGGCCCCCTctgccggggccggcggggaaggCGCTGGGGCTGCCGGCCACCTGCCGGCGCGGATGGGGCGCGGGGGGAACAACCCCGCCGAACCGCGCTGGGCCCGCTCGGAGGCGGGTGGGCTCCGGCTCGGGAAGGACGCGCCGGGCCGGCGGGAGCTGCCCGCGCCCCGCcacgccgcgccgcgccgcgccacTTACGCTGATCTTGGTGCCGTCGCTGTCCAGGTCCCGCTCGGGCAAGAGCTCCACCTGCGGGGACAGGAGCGCCGCCGTGGGTCGCCGGCCCCCCCCAGGCtccgcgccgcgctcccgccgcggAGCCCGTGGAGCGGCGCGCCGCGTGTGCCACCTGCGGGCCGCGGCGGGGACAGCCGGGGCGAGCCGCCGGGCACCCCCCACATAGGCGGGGGGCAGTGCCCtaccggccccgcagcccccacaCGCCCGGGGGCGTCTTTACTCCGAGAGCGGCGCGGAGCCGGCAGCGGAGGAGGGGAGGAGCGACCCTGGCTGGCAGTGTAAGCGGACATGGACCCCTCTGTCCCGCTCGGAAGACTGAAATTGCGCTGTTGTATGAGTtgatttgggttattttttgcttttctggggGACTGGTTCCCCCCTGCTCTCCCCCTCCGCCAAGTGTGTGCCCTACTGTGGCAGCTGCATGCAGAGTTAGGGCTGCCAGCTCAACTGCACCAGCTGTATATTGGAGGGCACGTGTAGGATCTTGCCATTCGGGAAATAAAAAATTCCCACAAGGAGCAGTCTCTGAACAGCTGCTTTCCAAAGGGataatgagagagagaaagaaaaaagtaataaaaaatttaGACGTTGGAAATCTGTGTGATTTTGTGAACGTCCCTAACTGCAACCTGAGAGTGACAGGCACCAAAGACACCATCCCTTGAAGGGGGCATTTTTCTCTGCAGGTTCCTGCGGTGTCATTTCATGGTCAAAATTAAGTCCCTGGGGAGATCCAGAatctccctctgctccctccccccccccccccctcccccccttctctccttccctcccttcctctccaccCCTTTTTCTCGCTGATAGGTTGGGGACCCCACGGCAGAGGATCAGTACCTGAGTGCCTGTCACCTCAGCTCCAGCCTCTTGGTCCTCAGCCGCTCGTAGAAACCACCACTGGATTTCGAGGTACACGGAAGCAGAGCCACTTTGGAAAGCACAAGACATCTCCACATTCTGCCCTTCAGTGGCCGTGACATTTCGGGGAAACTCAGTGAATTTTGCTGCAAAACAAATGCATAACATATTGGGATCTCCTGTTACCTACTCACTGTTTATTCTCTgctttctgtgttgctttttcttttttcttctgtctccctctttttttaaaaaataaataaataaataaataaaattatctgttttattttctcattctccttcttttatgtttttccattttccccaCATGTTATATCCCCTGGTTTCTCTCACAGCCAGGTATGCCTTCCCTCCCTTATACACAAATCCACTTTCTTTACACTCTAAGCTCTGGTCATGGGAAATGCTATAGACCCCCCTGACTGCTCCCATGGGCTAGTAAAGTTTCATGTAATTAGGTCCAAATACCCTTGGGCAGAATGCAGTATTTCACCAGATTCACTGAGGGATTTTGTACAAGACCaatttggaagaggaaaaaaaaatcagactgattTATTGTATTTCGTAGGGCTGAGCTGGAGACACGTAAATTGTTAAATCTTCCACAGCCATCTGGAATGGCTGTTGGAACGTTCGCTCTTCTGAGGTGCAGGTTACGACCACTCATCAAAATGGCCATTTCAAAGGCTTTACCTGAGTTAGTTACTCTTTCTGAGAACCTCTGCTTGCATAATCAGACCAAGAAGCAATACATCTTCCATTTCTCAGTCCTGGCAGGCGCTCCCTTTAACAAACAGGATCTGCCCATTTCAGTGTACCACTGCTCGGTTTAAAAACTAGCCCTGATGGACATAGTCCTGGGCACCAATATTTCTTTCAGTCTCAGTCTTTACTTCCTTCTCATCCTTTTCTATAATGCACTTTAAAATTGCGCAACTTAATGGAATGTGTTAGTCAAGTGAGGGGGACTACAGACAAACAATGTGATAAATAAACCCTGTGTTTCAAGAAGAGGAAAATTTGGAAATACCCTGCATTGTTGCTTTCTGTTACGCG is a window of Athene noctua chromosome 2, bAthNoc1.hap1.1, whole genome shotgun sequence DNA encoding:
- the VSTM2A gene encoding V-set and transmembrane domain-containing protein 2A isoform X1, with the translated sequence MMGIFLAYVGFIFFSVMYIQQGLSTQAKFTEFPRNVTATEGQNVEMSCAFQSGSASVYLEIQWWFLRAAEDQEAGAEVTGTQVELLPERDLDSDGTKISTVKVQGNDISHKLQISKVRKKDEGLYECRVTDANYGDLQEYKAQAFLKVNANSHSRRMQAFEASPMWLQDMKPRKNISAAVPSSIHNSANQRVRATSSPEAAAKIPKQSPQSAKSKSPVKSTERTAKLTLTSNHHSAPNVL
- the VSTM2A gene encoding V-set and transmembrane domain-containing protein 2A isoform X2; the protein is MMGIFLAYVGFIFFSVMYIQQGLSTQAKFTEFPRNVTATEGQNVEMSCAFQSGSASVYLEIQWWFLRAAEDQEAGAEVTGTQVELLPERDLDSDGTKISTVKVQGNDISHKLQISKVRKKDEGLYECRVTDANYGDLQEYKAQAFLKVNANSHSRRMQAFEASPMWLQDMKPRKNISAAVPSSIHNSANQRVRATSSPEAAAKIPKQSPQSGARIATSHGLSVLLLVCGFVKGALL
- the VSTM2A gene encoding V-set and transmembrane domain-containing protein 2A isoform X3 — its product is MMGIFLAYVGFIFFSVMYIQQGLSTQAKFTEFPRNVTATEGQNVEMSCAFQSGSASVYLEIQWWFLRAAEDQEAGAEVTGTQVELLPERDLDSDGTKISTVKVQGNDISHKLQISKVRKKDEGLYECRVTDANYGDLQEYKAQAFLKVNANSHSRRMQAFEASPMWLQDMKPRKNISAAVPSSIHNSANQRVRATSSPEAAAKIPKQSPQSVHAKTFMGTRANLAS